Proteins from a genomic interval of Alphaproteobacteria bacterium:
- a CDS encoding response regulator: protein MTTDTASAAATARPTAILVIDDDRDAVAQARQHLEASSARRFTVAGADLLADGLVQIQCEPFDAVVLAIALPDANGMDGVDRIREIAPTLPVFVWSDTGSDEAALDAIRAGAQDFLVKAPRLYPALPRIMGYAVERQQMLRQTQQLTDERKRAEVLFSKMLQVVSDAVVVTDRKGAIQLANLAMLRLLGVGLRDAIGKPIGQFLGGGTDISALDGMWLQAEVGDVPATASVTVDGPDGPIQARATSVSVEMQRKQRCFLSSFAMSLNAEADAELANALEEMQADVDVIAGRIQLVGLESVRARLGKDWDQFADKARQYARETIDRHLAPGDAFRETPKGDFLLVFKDPDENKAWNCAQLIALEVEQAILTAVVAQNDRFGLTDDEIDAIAGVSGNVAAATLSPDDAGSIDNLARAVEDRLRTATEQFKQNQRATLQQVERTGRPRFLAVYTAQRKRAPFALFQFDEQSQRMLERLKSSVEGGSEAERQLSVISLGRAIDLLLGTSERELPMLCVDLAVGLLQNPAERDRCLSICEVLDDRTRLRLALCLTDIGLNMPDARLQECVARIKPYCRLQMAEVNPRMIVARDPSQFGVSVIRVPYDQFKRAGARDGDGGRSLAIRTQRVGVRLLVTGIPSLAESNVLGRNGVDLMSLLQT, encoded by the coding sequence ATGACCACGGATACCGCGAGCGCCGCGGCGACGGCTCGGCCGACCGCAATCCTGGTCATCGACGACGATCGCGACGCGGTGGCGCAGGCGCGCCAGCACCTGGAGGCGAGCTCGGCGCGGCGGTTCACGGTCGCCGGCGCCGACCTGCTGGCCGACGGGCTCGTGCAGATCCAGTGCGAGCCGTTCGATGCGGTCGTGCTAGCCATCGCATTGCCAGACGCGAACGGGATGGACGGGGTCGACCGCATCCGCGAGATCGCGCCGACGCTGCCGGTGTTCGTCTGGTCCGACACCGGATCGGACGAAGCGGCGCTGGACGCGATCCGGGCGGGCGCCCAGGACTTCCTGGTCAAGGCGCCGCGGCTCTATCCGGCCTTGCCGCGGATCATGGGCTATGCGGTCGAGCGACAGCAGATGCTGCGCCAGACCCAGCAGCTCACCGACGAGCGCAAGCGGGCCGAAGTGCTGTTCTCGAAAATGCTGCAGGTGGTGAGCGACGCGGTCGTGGTGACCGACCGCAAGGGAGCGATCCAGCTTGCCAACCTGGCGATGCTGCGCCTGCTGGGCGTGGGCCTGCGCGACGCAATCGGCAAGCCGATCGGGCAGTTCCTCGGCGGCGGTACCGACATCAGCGCCCTGGACGGCATGTGGCTGCAGGCCGAGGTCGGCGACGTGCCGGCCACCGCCAGCGTCACCGTCGACGGCCCCGACGGGCCGATCCAGGCGCGGGCGACCAGCGTGTCGGTGGAGATGCAGCGCAAGCAGCGTTGCTTCCTGAGCAGCTTCGCCATGTCGCTGAATGCCGAGGCCGACGCGGAACTGGCGAATGCGCTGGAGGAGATGCAGGCCGACGTCGACGTGATCGCAGGGCGCATCCAGCTGGTCGGGCTGGAATCGGTGCGCGCCCGGCTGGGCAAGGACTGGGACCAGTTCGCCGACAAGGCGCGCCAGTATGCACGCGAGACGATCGACCGGCACCTCGCCCCCGGCGACGCCTTCCGCGAGACCCCGAAGGGCGATTTCCTGCTGGTGTTCAAGGACCCGGACGAGAACAAGGCGTGGAACTGCGCACAGCTGATCGCGCTGGAGGTCGAGCAGGCGATCCTGACGGCGGTGGTGGCGCAGAACGACCGCTTCGGGCTGACCGACGACGAGATCGATGCCATCGCGGGCGTATCGGGCAACGTGGCCGCGGCGACGCTCAGCCCCGACGACGCCGGCTCCATCGACAACCTGGCCCGCGCGGTCGAGGACCGGCTGCGCACGGCGACCGAACAGTTCAAGCAGAACCAACGCGCCACGTTGCAACAGGTGGAACGCACCGGCCGGCCGCGCTTCCTTGCCGTCTACACCGCCCAGCGCAAGCGCGCGCCCTTTGCCCTGTTCCAGTTCGACGAACAGAGCCAGCGCATGCTGGAGCGCCTGAAATCGAGCGTGGAGGGTGGCTCTGAGGCCGAGCGCCAGCTCAGCGTCATCTCGCTCGGCCGGGCCATCGACCTGCTGCTGGGCACCAGCGAGCGCGAGCTGCCGATGCTGTGCGTCGACCTGGCGGTCGGGCTGTTGCAGAACCCGGCGGAGCGGGATCGCTGCCTGTCGATCTGCGAGGTGCTCGACGACCGGACCCGGTTGCGGCTGGCGCTGTGCCTGACCGACATCGGCCTCAACATGCCCGACGCGCGGCTGCAGGAATGCGTGGCGCGGATCAAGCCCTACTGCCGGCTGCAGATGGCCGAGGTCAACCCGCGCATGATCGTCGCCCGCGACCCGTCGCAATTCGGCGTCTCTGTCATCCGTGTGCCCTACGACCAGTTCAAGCGGGCGGGCGCGCGCGACGGCGACGGCGGGCGGTCGCTGGCGATCCGGACGCAGCGCGTCGGCGTCAGGCTGCTGGTGACCGGGATCCCGAGCCTGGCGGAAAGCAACGTGCTCGGCCGCAACGGCGTCGACCTGATGAGCCTGCTGCAGACCTGA
- the phnC gene encoding phosphonate ABC transporter ATP-binding protein, whose protein sequence is MLSLDKLTKRFGATKAVDAVDLQIPDGQMVGVIGQSGAGKSTLLRMVNRLSDPSSGQIRFGDVDVTALRGAALRDWRTRCAMIFQQFNLVNRIDVLSNVLMGRLNYHGTASALCMRFTRAERAHAIRALDRLDIAHAALQRADTLSGGQQQRVAIARALVQEPKILLADEPIASLDPRNARIVMDALRSINRADGKTVICNLHTLDTARAYCDRIVAMYRGRVVFDGVPDELSADVVRAIYGGADAEEFDEAITSTGMVPARERARNPEHRVWH, encoded by the coding sequence ATGCTTTCGCTGGACAAACTGACCAAGCGCTTCGGTGCGACCAAGGCCGTCGATGCGGTCGACCTGCAGATTCCCGACGGCCAGATGGTCGGCGTGATCGGCCAGTCGGGGGCCGGCAAGTCGACACTGCTGCGGATGGTCAACCGGCTGTCGGACCCGTCTTCCGGCCAGATCCGCTTCGGCGATGTCGACGTCACCGCCTTGCGCGGGGCGGCGCTGCGCGACTGGCGCACCCGCTGCGCGATGATCTTCCAGCAGTTCAACCTGGTGAACCGCATCGACGTCCTGTCGAACGTGCTGATGGGCCGCCTCAACTATCACGGCACCGCGTCGGCTCTGTGCATGCGCTTCACCCGGGCCGAGCGCGCCCACGCGATCCGCGCGCTCGACCGGCTCGACATCGCCCACGCCGCGCTGCAGCGCGCCGACACCCTTTCCGGCGGTCAGCAGCAGCGCGTGGCGATCGCGCGCGCCCTGGTGCAGGAGCCGAAGATCCTGCTTGCCGACGAGCCGATCGCCTCGCTCGACCCGCGCAACGCGCGGATCGTGATGGATGCGCTGCGCAGCATCAATCGCGCCGACGGGAAGACGGTGATCTGCAACCTGCACACGCTGGATACTGCGCGGGCATATTGCGACCGCATCGTCGCGATGTACCGCGGCCGGGTGGTGTTCGACGGCGTGCCCGACGAGCTGTCGGCCGACGTGGTGCGCGCGATCTATGGCGGTGCCGACGCCGAGGAGTTCGACGAGGCGATCACGTCGACCGGCATGGTCCCGGCCCGCGAGCGCGCGCGGAATCCCGAGCACCGCGTCTGGCACTGA
- the phnD gene encoding phosphonate ABC transporter substrate-binding protein, translating into MMKVKLALATAAFVLATGGSAWADWRDQVPVFRVGLLGGENEQDRLARYEPWRQHMEARLGVPVELYPASDYAGVIQGLAAGQLEFGALGASSYAAAWLETNGGVEPLVVAREDDGTTGYYSVMYTLADSGITSIEDMEGKSLAFADPDSTSGYLIPKFQLGDLLGVDPEEGYFSRTGFGGGHEQAVVAVLEGQYDAGVTWTSLQGDPATGYSRGNLAEMVAKGMLDMNQIRIIWNSTLIPNGPNAIRSDLPQELKDLVRGIIVAMPLENPEAYEAAERGTGQGYEVVDNAFFEPIIDLRSKLSAQR; encoded by the coding sequence ATGATGAAGGTCAAGCTGGCCCTGGCAACTGCTGCGTTCGTTCTGGCAACCGGCGGATCGGCCTGGGCCGACTGGCGCGATCAGGTGCCGGTGTTCCGCGTCGGTCTGCTCGGCGGCGAGAACGAACAGGATCGCCTGGCACGCTACGAGCCCTGGCGCCAGCACATGGAGGCGCGCCTGGGCGTGCCGGTCGAACTCTATCCGGCGTCCGACTATGCCGGCGTGATCCAGGGCCTGGCCGCCGGCCAGCTCGAGTTCGGTGCGCTCGGCGCGTCGTCCTATGCGGCGGCGTGGCTGGAGACCAATGGCGGCGTCGAGCCGCTGGTGGTGGCGCGCGAGGACGACGGCACCACCGGCTACTACTCGGTGATGTACACGCTGGCCGACAGCGGCATCACCTCGATCGAGGACATGGAAGGCAAGTCGCTGGCCTTCGCCGATCCCGACTCCACCTCCGGCTATCTGATCCCGAAATTCCAGCTCGGCGACCTGCTCGGCGTCGACCCGGAGGAGGGCTACTTCTCCCGCACCGGCTTCGGCGGCGGCCACGAGCAGGCCGTGGTCGCGGTGCTGGAGGGTCAGTACGACGCCGGCGTCACCTGGACCTCGCTGCAGGGCGACCCGGCGACCGGCTACTCCCGCGGCAATCTGGCCGAGATGGTGGCCAAAGGCATGCTCGACATGAACCAGATCCGGATCATCTGGAACTCGACGCTGATCCCGAACGGTCCGAACGCGATCCGCAGCGACCTGCCGCAGGAGCTGAAGGACCTGGTTCGCGGCATCATCGTGGCGATGCCGCTGGAGAACCCGGAGGCCTATGAGGCGGCCGAGCGCGGCACCGGCCAGGGCTACGAGGTCGTCGACAACGCCTTCTTCGAGCCGATCATCGATCTGCGCAGCAAGCTGTCGGCCCAGCGCTGA
- the phnE gene encoding phosphonate ABC transporter, permease protein PhnE, with translation MATKSASDRDDPPDGAVAATNGANGKDDAALLAAFEARYGRRIARRRRSGLIGLVVLCLLFAASVVVSDFYPGRLIDGWQELTGYLGRLVPPLSPDLLWEDDQTAGSFAYWLYNLGDFLLLLLDTVNMAIVATLAGAAFAVAASFVAARNLMSNTPLFFLARRLLEIARAVPELVYAMMFVWSFGVGPVAGILAIAIHTAGALGKLFAEVNENVDPRPVEGLRAAGANWFMLMRFAVTPQVLPNFVSYAILRFEINIRAASIIGLVGAGGIGFELITRLKKQQYIDAGLLVLIIVLAVVVLDLISERVRRRVIGRGVAA, from the coding sequence ATGGCGACAAAATCCGCAAGCGACCGCGACGATCCGCCCGATGGCGCGGTCGCGGCGACGAACGGCGCAAACGGCAAGGACGACGCGGCGCTGCTGGCCGCGTTCGAGGCGCGCTACGGCCGCCGGATCGCCAGGCGGCGGCGGTCCGGCCTGATCGGCCTCGTCGTCCTCTGCCTGCTCTTCGCCGCTTCCGTCGTCGTCTCCGATTTCTATCCCGGCCGGCTGATCGACGGCTGGCAGGAACTGACCGGCTATCTCGGCCGGCTGGTGCCGCCGCTGTCGCCGGACCTGCTGTGGGAGGACGACCAGACCGCGGGGTCGTTCGCCTACTGGCTGTACAACCTCGGCGATTTCCTGCTGCTGCTGCTCGACACGGTGAACATGGCGATCGTCGCCACGCTGGCCGGGGCGGCGTTCGCCGTCGCGGCCAGCTTCGTCGCCGCGCGCAACCTGATGAGCAACACGCCGCTGTTCTTCCTGGCGCGACGGCTGCTGGAGATCGCCCGCGCGGTGCCGGAGCTGGTCTACGCGATGATGTTCGTCTGGTCGTTCGGCGTCGGGCCGGTGGCCGGCATCCTGGCCATCGCCATCCACACCGCCGGCGCGCTGGGCAAGCTGTTCGCCGAGGTCAACGAGAACGTCGATCCGCGCCCGGTCGAGGGCCTGCGCGCCGCCGGCGCCAACTGGTTCATGCTGATGCGATTCGCCGTGACGCCCCAGGTGCTGCCGAACTTCGTCTCCTATGCGATCCTGCGGTTCGAGATCAACATCAGAGCCGCCAGCATCATCGGGCTGGTCGGCGCCGGCGGCATCGGCTTCGAGCTGATCACCCGGCTGAAGAAGCAGCAATATATCGATGCCGGGCTGCTGGTGCTGATCATCGTGCTGGCCGTGGTGGTGCTCGACCTGATTTCCGAACGCGTACGCCGTCGCGTCATCGGCCGGGGGGTGGCGGCATGA
- the phnE gene encoding phosphonate ABC transporter, permease protein PhnE: MADIARRFPGAFPAWTRRRLLAWGLAAAALAYFIGLCLHFDLTPGTLWDGLTRGDKGVMVILGQMVPPWPFTASDADPERLAVSVLLDQAGLRIDALFTGAEVAFNEDWTVLEECSVALLETLAMAFLGTFLAGLFALVLGFLGAGNIVGSWLLRFSLRRLFDTLRGIDQLIWALVFVRMVGLGPMAGVLAIFVSDTGTLSKLFAEAIENAERKQMEGVRATGATNLLVMRFGALPQVLPVFVSQVLYYIESNTRSATVLGIVGAGGIGLQLSERFKILKWDQVGFIILLILLAVFLIDTLSRLLRQRIVGRQRMV, translated from the coding sequence ATGGCCGACATCGCCCGCCGGTTCCCCGGCGCCTTCCCGGCTTGGACGCGGCGGCGCCTGCTCGCCTGGGGTCTCGCCGCCGCGGCGCTCGCCTATTTCATCGGGCTGTGCCTGCACTTCGACCTCACCCCGGGCACGCTGTGGGACGGCCTGACCCGGGGCGACAAGGGCGTCATGGTCATTCTCGGCCAGATGGTCCCGCCCTGGCCGTTCACCGCTTCCGACGCCGACCCCGAACGCCTGGCCGTCTCGGTGCTGCTGGACCAGGCCGGTCTGCGCATCGATGCCCTGTTCACCGGCGCCGAGGTCGCGTTCAACGAAGACTGGACCGTGCTGGAGGAATGCAGCGTGGCGCTGCTGGAAACGCTCGCCATGGCGTTCCTCGGCACCTTCCTTGCCGGCCTGTTCGCGCTTGTGCTCGGCTTCCTCGGCGCCGGCAACATCGTCGGCAGCTGGCTGTTGCGATTCTCGCTGCGCCGGCTGTTCGACACGCTGCGCGGCATCGACCAGCTGATCTGGGCGCTGGTGTTCGTGCGCATGGTCGGGCTCGGGCCGATGGCCGGCGTGCTCGCCATCTTCGTCAGCGACACCGGCACGCTGTCCAAGCTGTTCGCCGAGGCGATCGAGAATGCCGAGCGCAAGCAGATGGAGGGTGTCCGGGCGACCGGCGCCACCAACCTGCTGGTCATGCGCTTCGGCGCGCTGCCGCAGGTGCTGCCGGTGTTCGTTTCGCAGGTGCTGTACTACATCGAATCCAACACCCGCTCGGCCACGGTGCTCGGCATCGTCGGCGCCGGCGGCATCGGGCTGCAGTTGTCGGAGCGGTTCAAGATTCTGAAGTGGGATCAGGTCGGGTTCATCATTCTGTTGATCCTGCTGGCGGTATTCCTGATCGACACCCTGTCGCGCCTGCTGCGCCAGCGCATCGTCGGCCGGCAGCGGATGGTCTGA
- a CDS encoding 3-hydroxyacyl-CoA dehydrogenase NAD-binding domain-containing protein: MTVSLEAAGAIGLITIDNPPVNAASHAVRAGLADALARLEARQDLVAGVLRCAGRTFVAGADLNEFGRPPADPTLPVVVAALRNAAKPIVAAIHGTALGGGLELALACQGRVAAADAMLGFPEVHVGVVPGAGGTQMLPRLAGVAAAIDLITSGRRVATAEATELGLVDRIADGELVAAATALAQDLADGHAVSHRFAEAPVDDAGIDWDRIEADVTRAARGLQAPLRALDAIRAAARMPLSDGLAHERALFVACRDSREGRALRHTFLAERGAAQGGAVAAEPAPVTAAGVVGAGTMGRGIALCLLAAGLPVTLVDSDDAALERARDAVADLIDGDAAKDRISATEAAARKARLATATTPAALGACDLVIEAVFEDLAVKTALFAELGRILAPGALLATNTSYLDVAALAQAAGRPTRVIGLHFFSPAHLMKLLEVVVPAGADARAVATAFALARRMGKVAVRAGNAHGFIGNRIWSAYRRHADYLVEDGAAPQQVDRAMQDFGFRMGPFAAIDLAGLDIGLGVRRHWREANPTLRHSDLADRLCAIGRTGQKTGAGWYRYEPGGRTALPDPAVDALIAEAAVEHGIVRRPFDDAEIRERLLAAMVNEACHVLAEGTARCAADIDVVFLNGYGFPRPWGGPLFWADEVGVAAVSALVDRLAAADPTAWQVAPLLASLAADGRRFAELEAA, translated from the coding sequence ATGACGGTTTCCCTGGAAGCGGCGGGCGCGATCGGCCTGATCACGATCGACAACCCGCCGGTCAACGCCGCTTCGCATGCCGTCCGTGCCGGACTGGCCGATGCGCTGGCCCGGCTCGAGGCACGGCAGGACCTCGTCGCCGGCGTGCTGCGCTGTGCCGGCCGCACCTTCGTTGCCGGCGCGGACTTGAACGAGTTTGGCCGGCCGCCGGCCGATCCGACGTTACCCGTGGTAGTTGCCGCGCTGCGCAACGCGGCGAAGCCGATCGTCGCCGCGATCCACGGCACGGCTCTGGGCGGCGGGCTCGAACTGGCGCTGGCCTGCCAGGGGAGGGTCGCCGCCGCCGACGCGATGCTCGGCTTCCCGGAGGTCCATGTCGGCGTCGTACCCGGCGCCGGCGGAACCCAGATGCTGCCGCGGCTGGCCGGCGTTGCCGCCGCCATCGACCTGATCACCTCCGGCCGGCGTGTGGCCACTGCCGAGGCGACGGAACTCGGCCTGGTCGACCGCATTGCCGATGGCGAGCTGGTCGCGGCGGCGACGGCCCTGGCGCAGGACCTGGCGGATGGGCACGCCGTCTCGCACCGCTTTGCCGAGGCGCCGGTCGACGATGCCGGCATCGACTGGGACCGGATCGAGGCGGACGTCACCCGGGCCGCGCGCGGGCTGCAGGCGCCGCTGCGCGCACTGGACGCCATCCGCGCCGCGGCGCGGATGCCGCTGAGCGACGGGCTGGCGCACGAGCGCGCGCTGTTCGTCGCCTGTCGGGATTCGCGCGAGGGACGTGCGCTGCGCCACACCTTCCTGGCGGAACGGGGCGCGGCGCAGGGTGGTGCCGTCGCGGCCGAACCGGCGCCGGTGACAGCCGCCGGCGTTGTCGGTGCCGGCACCATGGGGCGCGGCATCGCGCTGTGCCTGCTCGCGGCAGGCCTACCGGTGACGCTGGTCGACAGCGACGACGCGGCGCTGGAGCGGGCGCGCGACGCCGTCGCCGACCTGATCGACGGCGATGCCGCCAAGGACCGGATCAGTGCGACGGAGGCCGCGGCGCGCAAGGCACGGCTTGCGACGGCCACGACGCCGGCTGCGCTCGGCGCCTGCGACCTGGTGATCGAGGCAGTGTTCGAGGACCTCGCCGTCAAGACCGCCCTGTTCGCGGAGCTCGGCCGTATCCTTGCCCCTGGCGCGCTGCTGGCCACCAACACCTCCTATCTCGACGTGGCGGCGCTGGCCCAGGCGGCCGGCCGGCCGACACGGGTGATCGGCCTGCACTTCTTCAGCCCGGCCCACCTGATGAAGCTGCTGGAGGTGGTGGTGCCGGCCGGCGCCGACGCGCGGGCCGTCGCCACCGCCTTCGCGCTCGCCCGACGGATGGGCAAGGTCGCGGTGCGTGCCGGCAACGCCCACGGCTTCATCGGCAACCGGATCTGGAGCGCCTATCGCCGGCACGCCGACTATCTGGTCGAGGACGGCGCCGCGCCGCAGCAGGTCGACCGGGCGATGCAGGACTTCGGCTTCCGCATGGGACCGTTCGCCGCCATCGACCTGGCCGGCCTCGACATCGGCCTCGGCGTGCGGCGGCATTGGCGCGAGGCCAACCCGACCCTGCGCCATTCCGACCTTGCCGACCGGCTGTGCGCGATCGGCCGCACCGGCCAGAAGACCGGCGCCGGCTGGTACCGCTACGAGCCCGGCGGACGCACCGCGCTGCCCGACCCGGCGGTCGACGCGCTGATCGCGGAAGCGGCGGTGGAGCACGGCATCGTACGCCGGCCGTTCGACGATGCGGAAATCCGCGAGCGGCTGCTGGCGGCGATGGTCAACGAGGCCTGCCACGTGCTGGCCGAGGGCACCGCGCGCTGCGCCGCGGATATCGACGTCGTGTTCCTCAACGGCTACGGCTTCCCGCGCCCGTGGGGCGGGCCGCTGTTCTGGGCCGACGAGGTCGGCGTCGCCGCAGTGTCCGCGCTGGTCGACCGCTTGGCCGCCGCCGACCCGACGGCCTGGCAGGTGGCGCCGCTGCTGGCGAGCCTCGCCGCCGACGGCCGGCGTTTCGCGGAGCTGGAGGCGGCCTGA
- the ureG gene encoding urease accessory protein UreG, which translates to MTTSPHGPLRVGIGGPVGSGKTALMDALCKAMRDRYDIAAITNDIYTKEDSEFLTRSGALVPERIMGVETGGCPHTAIREDASINLVAVADMCARFPGLEVILIESGGDNLAATFSPELADITIYVIDVSAGDKIPRKGGPGITRSDLLVINKIDLAPHVGASLEVMDRDARRMRGERPFVFANIRAGQGVAEVVAFIERTGGLAHTADAALGTAAAGE; encoded by the coding sequence ATGACCACATCTCCCCATGGCCCGCTGCGCGTCGGCATCGGCGGGCCGGTCGGGTCCGGCAAGACCGCGCTGATGGACGCCCTGTGCAAGGCGATGCGCGACCGCTACGACATCGCCGCCATCACCAACGACATCTACACGAAGGAGGACTCCGAGTTCCTGACCCGGTCCGGCGCGCTGGTGCCGGAGCGGATCATGGGGGTGGAGACCGGCGGCTGCCCGCACACCGCCATCCGCGAGGACGCCTCGATCAACCTGGTGGCGGTCGCCGACATGTGCGCCCGGTTCCCCGGGCTGGAGGTGATCCTGATCGAGTCCGGCGGCGACAACCTGGCCGCCACCTTCAGCCCGGAACTGGCCGACATCACCATCTACGTCATCGACGTTTCCGCCGGCGACAAGATCCCGCGCAAGGGCGGGCCCGGCATCACCCGTTCCGACCTGCTGGTGATCAACAAGATCGACCTGGCGCCCCATGTCGGCGCCAGCCTGGAGGTGATGGACCGCGATGCCCGCAGGATGCGCGGCGAGCGGCCGTTCGTCTTCGCCAACATCCGCGCCGGCCAGGGCGTGGCCGAGGTCGTGGCGTTCATCGAGCGCACCGGCGGGCTGGCGCACACGGCCGACGCGGCGCTTGGAACGGCCGCCGCCGGCGAATAG
- a CDS encoding urease accessory protein UreF: MATAIEPLSGAALYRLMSWLSPSYPVSAYSFSHGLEWAVEHEPLRDAAGLGDWIRTVVAHGSGRNDAILFAAAWRAIAGGTDEALAEASDLALALAGCRERREETLTQGRAFWRTTLDVWPHPDLARLAAVTGEAPPYPVAVGCTAAAHGVPLLPSVEAYLHAFAANLVSAGVRLIPLGQTDGQRLVASLAPTVMQVAVEAADSTLDDVGGCALAADIAAMQHETQTVRLFRS; encoded by the coding sequence ATGGCCACGGCCATTGAGCCGCTGTCCGGCGCGGCGCTTTACCGGCTGATGAGCTGGCTGTCGCCGTCCTATCCGGTCAGCGCCTACAGCTTCAGCCACGGCCTGGAATGGGCGGTCGAGCACGAGCCGCTGCGCGACGCGGCGGGGCTCGGCGACTGGATCCGCACCGTCGTCGCGCACGGCAGCGGCCGCAACGACGCGATCCTGTTCGCCGCCGCCTGGCGCGCGATCGCCGGCGGCACGGACGAGGCGCTGGCCGAGGCCTCCGACCTGGCGCTGGCGCTGGCAGGCTGCCGCGAGCGGCGGGAGGAGACCCTGACCCAGGGCCGCGCCTTCTGGCGGACGACGCTGGATGTCTGGCCGCACCCGGACCTCGCCCGCCTCGCCGCGGTGACCGGCGAGGCGCCGCCCTACCCGGTCGCCGTCGGCTGCACCGCGGCGGCCCACGGCGTACCCTTGCTGCCTTCGGTCGAGGCCTATCTCCACGCCTTCGCCGCCAACCTGGTCTCCGCCGGGGTGAGGCTGATCCCGCTGGGCCAGACCGACGGCCAGCGGCTGGTCGCGAGCCTGGCGCCGACGGTCATGCAGGTCGCGGTCGAGGCGGCCGACTCGACGCTCGACGATGTCGGCGGCTGTGCGCTGGCCGCCGACATTGCCGCGATGCAACACGAAACCCAGACTGTGAGGCTGTTCCGCTCATGA